In Bacteroidia bacterium, one DNA window encodes the following:
- the mnmH gene encoding tRNA 2-selenouridine(34) synthase MnmH — protein MIKRIDIGDLFKLNQDVVIIDVRTPSEYSHAHIVNSINLPIFTDEERVQIGTTYKRKGREEAILLGFDLTGKKWRAFIENALQIAPDKKVLIHCWRGGMRSGAMAWILDFYGFEVLVLNGGYKQYRNWVLKQFAKDYPFCVLGGMTGSHKTEILKELAVKGEQVIDLEDLAQHLGSAYGSLNKLIQPSQEQFENMLAQQLSNVNIHKRIWIENESSLIGKISIPPDILKQIKSARLVELRIDKEQRVKFLTEEYGMLDKNFLIESTQKIQKRFGPEQTKDAINAIQENRIEDFIRIVLIYYDKTYTNGILNRDATNCFPLSIEFDNVQNTAQQVIAFANNNNLT, from the coding sequence ATATTCGCATGCTCATATTGTGAATTCTATCAATCTGCCAATTTTTACAGATGAAGAGCGTGTTCAAATTGGCACAACATACAAACGTAAAGGAAGAGAAGAAGCTATATTGCTGGGCTTTGATTTGACAGGTAAAAAATGGAGGGCTTTTATTGAAAATGCTCTGCAAATAGCTCCTGATAAAAAGGTTCTAATTCATTGCTGGAGAGGAGGAATGCGTAGTGGCGCAATGGCTTGGATTCTTGATTTCTATGGTTTTGAAGTTTTAGTGCTCAACGGAGGGTATAAGCAATATAGAAATTGGGTATTGAAGCAATTTGCAAAGGACTATCCGTTCTGTGTTCTGGGTGGAATGACAGGTTCTCACAAGACTGAAATTTTAAAAGAATTGGCAGTAAAAGGAGAGCAGGTTATTGATTTAGAAGATTTAGCTCAACATTTGGGTTCTGCTTATGGTTCATTAAATAAGTTGATTCAGCCTTCTCAAGAACAATTTGAGAATATGTTGGCGCAGCAATTGTCGAACGTCAATATTCACAAAAGAATTTGGATAGAAAATGAAAGTTCTCTTATTGGGAAAATTTCTATTCCCCCAGATATTCTCAAACAAATCAAATCTGCACGTTTGGTTGAATTAAGGATTGACAAAGAGCAACGGGTGAAATTCTTAACCGAAGAGTATGGGATGTTAGATAAGAATTTTTTGATAGAATCCACTCAAAAAATTCAGAAGAGATTTGGACCTGAGCAAACTAAGGACGCAATCAATGCGATTCAAGAAAATAGAATAGAGGATTTTATTAGGATTGTATTGATTTATTATGATAAGACTTATACAAATGGAATATTAAACAGAGATGCGACAAATTGTTTTCCATTATCAATAGAGTTTGACAATGTGCAAAATACTGCTCAACAAGTGATAGCATTTGCAAATAATAATAATTTAACATAA